The following is a genomic window from Sulfuricella sp..
CCTACTACGGATATGCAATGCTGCTGGGCACCAGTGCGGCAAGTTTGCTTGCCCTGCTGATCCGCCGCAAGCAGATGCGCGAACAGCCAGGCACTGACTAGGTGAATCCCAGGAGTTTCTGTGCGGCAAACTCCTGCCGCACAGAAATGGACTTTATCCAGAATCTGTTCCGAGTTTCATCTATGTCTACAGACCAATCTGTTTGTAAAAGACGTCCCCATATCGAGGGTGTGAATTAGCCATGAGGTTGTGGGGATTATTTTTTCTGTTATTGCTACCGGCGATACCGCTGACCGGGCTGTGCAGCGACGTGATTGGCGGTGACGATGAAGCAGAAAGAAGCGTCGGCCTGAGCGCCGACATGAACAACATGCCACGCGTTGATGTCGACAAACCGGTGCACCTGGTTCCGCTTTATCTGCGCGACAAACGAATCCACGGACTTCGGCCTTTTCAGGAACTGGTGGATGCCGCGCCCGCCGGTTCCATACTGCGCCCCAAGCCTGGCAATTACTCCGGCCCGGTGCATCTTACCAAGCCGCTGACAATCGATGGCGGCGGCAAAGTCAGCATCGATGGAGGCAACAAGAGCACGGTGTTCGTGGTTGAAACCAATGGTGTCACACTGCGCGGACTGCACCTCAAGGGGTCGGGAAGCTCGCACGATAGCGACGATGCCTGCCTGAATGTGCGCGGCCACCACAATCTGATCGAAAACAATGTTATTGATGACTGCCTTTTCGGTATCGACCTGAAACAGTCCAACAACAATACGGTGCGCGGCAATCGCATCCGTTCCAAACCGGCGGATCTGGGCGTGCGGGGGGATGGCTTGCGCCTGTGGTACAGCATGAACAACCGCATCGAAAAAAATCAGGTGGTTGATTCGCGCGACATGGTGGTTTGGTACTCCAATGGCAACAAGTTTTACCATAATTACGGGGCGCGCAGCCGTTACTCGATCCATTTCATGTTCGCCCACAACAACGTGGTAGAAAGCAACCGGTTTTACGATAACGCGGTGGGCGTATACCTGATGTACAGCGATCATTCGCTGGTGCGCAACAACGTGATTTCGCATGCCACCGGCGCAACCGGAATGGGCATCGGCTTCAAGGAAGCAAGCGACGCACTGCTCGAAGGCAATGAGATCATCTATTGCGCGCTCGGCCTGTCGGCGGACCTGTCTCCCTTCCAGCCTGACAGCAAGATCATCCTGAAGAACAATCGGCTTGCCTACAACGGAATCGCCATTGCCTTCAACAGCGACCTTGCCGGCTATGAAGTCGTGGGCAACAGCTTCGAAGGCAATATTTCCACCCTTTCCGTAGGCGGAGCCGGGTCGGGCCAGCGCAATACCTGGCGCGGGAATTTCTGGGATGAATACGAGGGATTCGACCGCAATAACGACGGCATCGGTGATACTTCCTATGAGTTGTATGACTATGCGGACCGCTTATGGATGGAAATCCCGCAGGCACGTTTTTTCAAGATATCGCCTGCGCTTGAGGTACTTGATTTCCTTGAACGTCTGGCGCCGTTTTCAAGCCCGACCCTGTTGCTTAAAGATGAAAAACCACTGTTTAACAGTCCCTGGAAGCGGGGTAAAAAATGAATACCGAGAAGCCAAAGCCAAGCAATCCCCTGATCAACAAGCGCAAGCTGGAAGCCCGGCGGCGCTTTCTGCGCTCGATTGTTCTGGGCACAGCGATACTGGGCATTTCCACTGTAGGCTACATCCCGGTGGCCCGGGCATGGAAACAGCGCATGCGACCGCCAGGCGCGCTGGAAGAGGCGGATTTCCTTTCGTCCTGCATCAAGTGCGGACAGTGTGTCCAGGTTTGTCCCGTACAGGCGATCAAGCTTGACGATCTCGATCAGGGCTTCGGCGTCGGGGTGCCTTATATCGATTCGCGCAGCCAGGCTTGCGATTTCTCCTGCGATGCGGTGCAGTGCATTCTGGCCTGCCCCACCGGTTCGCTGGCCTACGACAAACCCGGTTTTCTGCCAACCCGCGGCGAGATGGTCATGGCGAACCCGCCCATCCTGCTTGCCAAGGAAAAAGACCCCGAACCGACTTTGAACCTGAAGGAACGCACCGGGCTTGCCGTACTGGTCCGGCCGGAGAATTGCCTGGCCCGGCAAGGGAAAGGCATCAAGGGCGCAGCACGGGGAGCAGCATTCGAGGGAACGATGCGATTCATGGAAGTGGACCGCTGGAAACCCATCCCCCTGCGTGATCATCCCTACGATCTGGAACTTTGCGACCTGTGCGTGCGCACCTGTCCGATCAAGGGCGCGATCTCACTTGAAACCGTGGTCGAAAAAGGCGTTTCGATCAAAACACCCGTGGTACACGAGCCATGTGTCGGTTGCGGGGTATGCGAAATGGTGTGTCCGCCAGAGACTGCGGCCATCGTGGTTGAAGCGCGCAAAGGGTGGAGTGTCTGATGAATAAATACCTTGAATCGGCACGGGTAATGCTGGGTGGCGATCCGCGCAAACCGGAGCCAGTCGAATACACCGAAGAAGCCAAGACCATACATTTCTACAAGAAAAACGAGAAGCTGGATTTCGAGGCATTGAAGCTCGAGGCGCGT
Proteins encoded in this region:
- a CDS encoding 4Fe-4S dicluster domain-containing protein is translated as MNTEKPKPSNPLINKRKLEARRRFLRSIVLGTAILGISTVGYIPVARAWKQRMRPPGALEEADFLSSCIKCGQCVQVCPVQAIKLDDLDQGFGVGVPYIDSRSQACDFSCDAVQCILACPTGSLAYDKPGFLPTRGEMVMANPPILLAKEKDPEPTLNLKERTGLAVLVRPENCLARQGKGIKGAARGAAFEGTMRFMEVDRWKPIPLRDHPYDLELCDLCVRTCPIKGAISLETVVEKGVSIKTPVVHEPCVGCGVCEMVCPPETAAIVVEARKGWSV
- the nosD gene encoding nitrous oxide reductase family maturation protein NosD, yielding MLPAIPLTGLCSDVIGGDDEAERSVGLSADMNNMPRVDVDKPVHLVPLYLRDKRIHGLRPFQELVDAAPAGSILRPKPGNYSGPVHLTKPLTIDGGGKVSIDGGNKSTVFVVETNGVTLRGLHLKGSGSSHDSDDACLNVRGHHNLIENNVIDDCLFGIDLKQSNNNTVRGNRIRSKPADLGVRGDGLRLWYSMNNRIEKNQVVDSRDMVVWYSNGNKFYHNYGARSRYSIHFMFAHNNVVESNRFYDNAVGVYLMYSDHSLVRNNVISHATGATGMGIGFKEASDALLEGNEIIYCALGLSADLSPFQPDSKIILKNNRLAYNGIAIAFNSDLAGYEVVGNSFEGNISTLSVGGAGSGQRNTWRGNFWDEYEGFDRNNDGIGDTSYELYDYADRLWMEIPQARFFKISPALEVLDFLERLAPFSSPTLLLKDEKPLFNSPWKRGKK